A single region of the Eulemur rufifrons isolate Redbay chromosome 8, OSU_ERuf_1, whole genome shotgun sequence genome encodes:
- the BARHL2 gene encoding barH-like 2 homeobox protein, which translates to MTTMEGASGSSFGIDTILSSASSGSPGMMNGDFRPLGEARTADFRSQATPSPCSEIDTVGTAPSSPISVTMEPPESHLVADGPQHHHHLHHSQQPPPPAAAPTQSLQPSPQQQPPPPPQQPPPPAQQLGSAASAPRTSTSSFLIKDILGDSKPLAACAPYSTSVSSPHHTPKQESNAVHESFRPKLEQEDSKTKLDKREDSQSDIKCHGTKEEGDREITSSRESPPVRAKKPRKARTAFSDHQLNQLERSFERQKYLSVQDRMDLAAALNLTDTQVKTWYQNRRTKWKRQTAVGLELLAEAGNYSALQRMFPSPYFYHPSLLGSMDSTTAAAAAAAMYSSMYRTPPAPHPQLQRPLVPRVLIHGLGPGGQPALNPLSSPIPGTPHPR; encoded by the exons ATGACAACAATGGAAGGGGCCAGCGGGTCGAGTTTTGGAATAGACACGATTTTGTCCAGTGCCAGTTCGGGCAGCCCCGGCATGATGAATGGAGATTTCCGCCCGCTCGGTGAGGCCAGGACCGCGGATTTTAGGAGTCAGGCCACCCCGTCCCCCTGTTCGGAGATTGATACCGTAGGAACGGCGCCTTCTTCTCCTATCTCGGTCACCATGGAGCCCCCGGAGTCGCATCTGGTAGCGGACGGGCCCCAgcatcaccaccacctccaccataGCCAACAGCCGCCGCCGCCAGCAGCGGCCCCGACGCAAAGTTTGCAGCCTTCTCCCCAACaacagccgccgccgccgccacagcagccgccgccgcccgcccagCAGCTGGGCTCGGCCGCCTCGGCCCCCAGGACTTCCacctcttcttttttaattaaggACATCTTGGGCGACAGCAAACCTCTGGCGGCGTGTGCACCCTACAGCACCAGcgtctcctctccccaccacaccCCGAAGCAGGAGAGCAACGCAGTGCACGAGAGCTTCAGGCCAAAGCTCGAGCAGGAGGACAGCAAAACCAAACTCGACAAGCGGGAAGATTCCCAGAGCGACATCAAATGCCACG GAACAAAGGAGGAAGGAGACCGGGAGATTACAAGTAGTCGAGAGAGTCCCCCTGTGAGAGCCAAGAAGCCTCGCAAAGCCAGGACTGCTTTCTCCGACCATCAGCTCAATCAACTCGAGCGTAGTTTTGAGCGGCAGAAGTACCTGAGTGTGCAAGACCGCATGGACCTGGCTGCTGCGCTCAATCTCACTGACACCCAAGTTAAGACCTGGTACCAGAACCGCAG GACCAAGTGGAAGCGGCAGACTGCGGTGGGCCTGGAGCTGCTGGCTGAGGCGGGAAACTACTCGGCGCTGCAGAGGATGTTTCCATCCCCTTATTTCTATCACCCCAGCCTGCTAGGCAGCATGGACAGCACTACGGCGGCGGCGGCTGCCGCTGCCATGTACAGCAGCATGTACCGGACTCCCCCGGCACCCCATCCCCAGCTGCAGCGGCCCCTGGTGCCCAGAGTGCTCATCCATGGCCTGGGGCCCGGGGGACAGCCGGCCCTCAATCCCTTGTCCAGCCCCATCCCAGGCACCCCACACCCCCGGTGA